A section of the Acomys russatus chromosome 10, mAcoRus1.1, whole genome shotgun sequence genome encodes:
- the LOC127194297 gene encoding 40S ribosomal protein S2-like, which yields MADDAGAAGGPGGLGGPGLGGRGGLRRGFGSGLRGRGRGQGRGRGRGRGARGGKAEDKEWIPITKLGRLVKDMKIKSLEEIYLFSLPIKESEIIDFFLGASLKDEVLKIMPVQKQTRAGQRTRFKAFVAIGDYNGHVGLGVKCSKEVATAIRGAIILAKLSIVPVRRGYWGNKIGKPHTVPCKVTGRCGSVLVRLIPAPRGTGIVSAPVPKKLLMMAGIDDCYTSARGCTATLGNFAKATFDAISKTYSYLTPNLWKETVFTKFPYQEFTDHLVKTHTRVSVQRTQGPAVATT from the coding sequence atggcggATGACGCCGGTGCAGCGGGAGGGCCCGGAGGACTCGGGGGCCCAGGATTAGGAGGGCGAGGCGGCCTCCGCAGAGGATTCGGCAGCGGTCTTAGGGGCCGTGGGCGTGGCCAAGGTCGTGGCCGTGGTCGAGGCCGCGGGGCTCGTGGAGGAAAagccgaagacaaggagtggatccccatCACCAAACTGGGCCGCCTggttaaggatatgaagatcaagtccttggaggagatttatctgttctccctgcccattaaggagtccgagattattgactttttcctgggcgcatccctaaaggatgaggttctcaagatcatgccagtgcagaagcagacacgggctggccagcggaccaggttcaaggcttttgtcgctattggggactacaatggtcacgtcggtcttggtgttaagtgctccaaggaggtagccacggctatccgaggggccatcatcttggccaagctttccattgtccctgtgcggagaggctactgggggaacaagattggcaagccacacactgttccatgcaaggtgacaggccgctgtggctctgttttggtgcgtctcatccctgcccccagaggcactggcattgtctcagctcctgtgcccaagaagctactgatgatggccggtattgatgactgctacacatcagccaggggctgtactgccaccctgggcaactttgccaaggccacttttgatgccatttccaagacctacagctacctgacacccaacctctggaaagaaactgtgttcaccaagtttccttatcaggaattcactgatcatcttgtgaaaacccacaccagagtgtctgttcagaggacccagggtccagctgtggctaccacataa